A region of the Leeuwenhoekiella sp. MAR_2009_132 genome:
TCACGAAGCAATTTTGCTAAAGCGCGTTCCTTGTACAAATCAAGGCCGTAATAGGTTAAATCCTGTGCGATTAAGATTAACTCTTTAATTCCTTTTGCTGCAAGCTTTTCTGCTTCTATAACCAGATTCTCTATAGGCGTACTTTTATGACCACCACGCATTAATGGGATTGCACAAAATGAACACGGTCTGTCACACCCTTCAGCGATTTTTAAATAAGCGTAGTTTTTTGGAGTCGTAGTTAAACGTTCTCCTATTAATTCGTGCTTATAATCTGCACCTAACGCTTTTAAAAGTCCGGGAAGTTCAGTGGTTCCAAAATATTGATCAACATTGGGAATTTCCTTTTGCAAATCTGGTTTGTAGCGCTCAGATAAACATCCCGTCACAAAAACCTTATCAACAATACCGTCTTCCTTTTTCTGTACATACTCTAAAATGGTATTTACAGACTCTTCTTTTGCGTTTGCAATAAACCCGCAGGTGTTAATAACCACAACATTACCTTCCTCCTCGTGTACTACTTCCTTATTGTTGGCACGCAGTTGTCCCATCAATACTTCACTGTCATAAACGTTCTTAGAGCAGCCCAGGGTTACTACGTTTATTTTGTTCTTCTTTAGGGTTTTAGTACGCATAAGGTTATTTATTTCGGGGCGCAAAGATAAGATATTTTAAACCTTTTTAGTCTTAAATTGCTCTAATCTTAAATTCTGTTGATTTATGAAATTTATAGTCGCTTTAATAGGACTGTCGTTACTTTGGTCGTGTTCCTCAGAAACAGATAACATTTATAGGCCAGAAATTGAAGAAAATCTATACTTTCCACCCATAACCGGCTCATCCTGGGAAACTTTAAATCCTGTTAATTTAGGTTGGAATGCCGCCGGAATCACCGAATTAGAAACTTTTCTTCAACAAACAAATACAGAAGCTTTTATAATTCTCGTAAATGGAAAAATTGCTTTTGAATCCTATTATAATGGAAGTGCTGCAACAGATTTATTCACCTGGAATTCTGCCGGAAAAACACTGACTGCATTTACAGTAGGTATAGCCCAGCAACAAGGTCATCTCGATCTCAAAGATAAAACAACTGATCATTTAGGTCGTGGATGGACGTCAATGACTGCTGAACAAGAAGACGCAATTACACTAAGCAACCAACTTACAATGACTTCCGGTGGAGATTTTACCGCAGGCGATACCGGTTGTTATGATGCAAATTGTCTCAATTATCGTTCTGCACCAGGCACCGAATGGTATTATTACAACGCCTATTACACCCTATTACAACCGGTTTTAGATGCAACAACTCCCGCAGGGTTTAACTCCTTTTTTACAACTGAATTAAAAGACAAAATAGGATTAGATGGTCGCTGGATAACTTTAGGCTATAACAATATCTATTTTAGTACGGCACGTGGAATGGCGCGTTTTGGTCTGCTTAATTTAAATAAAGGAAACTGGGATTCTACTGAAATTTTAAATCTTGAATATTGGGAAAAGATGACTTCAACCTCTCAAGAACTCAATCCCAGTTACGGCTATCTCTGGTGGCTCAACGGGAAGTCAGGTTATAAACTTCCCGGTTCTACCCAGACCTTCACCGGTAAACTAATTCCTAATGCTCCCGATGATCTTATTGCAGGGCTGGGCGCCAATGATAAAAAACTTTACGTAATCCCCAGTAAAAATATGGTGATTGTACGATTAGGACCAGCAGCAAATGAAGAAGATCTGAGACCAACTTCTTACGATAATGACCTATGGGAAAAGCTAAATAAAGTTTTTTAAAAATTTATAATTAATTACTATTCCTCATAATCCACAGGAGTTTTTCTCATATTAGAAATGGTCTCATAAGCATACGCCAGTTCCAGAAGTTTTGCTTCAGACAGCGTTGGTGCAATAAAGGTAAGTCCCATTGGCTGATTGGTTTCTTTATACCCCATAGGAACTGTAATCGCAGGATACTTCGCCACGGCAGCAAAACCAGCCATATAGTTATTTATAGAAAGTACTGCATCGAGGTTATTTGCTTTAATGGGTTCATCAAAAAACTGTCTTCCGTTGCGTTCTAAAATATCTTTAATCGCCGTGAATTCTTCAGTAGAGGCAGAATCGGCAAGTACTCCGTAAAGTAGTTCTTGACCGTACGGCATACGGATTAGAGAATCTTCTTTGTTATACGCGGTAATGTCGTTCAAATCTTTTACAGCTAGGGTTTTCGCTCCGTATTTAGAAATATAATCCGGTAAGTCTTTTTGCATATCGAGATTCAATAACCGTAAAAACTGAGGTAAATCAATTTCTGAGCGTTCAAGTTCAATTAAAGTGGCACCGGCATCTTTTAAAGCATTTACTGCCTGAACATACAACGTATCTTCATAACTCTTATAATAACCCAGTCGCTTTCCTTTTAAATATTCAGAAGCATTAAGGTTCTTTAATGCCAAAACATAATCTGTTTTTGGAGCCTTTAAAGAAACTGCTTTAGCATCTTCATCATCAAAACCTGTCATCGCCTGTAGCAAAATTGCATTATCAATAACCGAGCGTGTCATTGGCCCGGGAGTGTCTAGCGTACTGGATATAGGAACGATTCCGCCACGAGAAAGCAAGCCAATCGTAGGTTTTAAACCTACAACCGAATTTGAACTGGAAGGTGAAAGTATAGAGCCACTGGTTTCTGAACCTACTGCAGCTACCGCAAAATTTGCTGCCATAGAAACTCCACTCCCAGAGCTTGAACCACCGGTATCATGAATTTTCCGGCCGTAAGGGTTTAAGGTTTGGCCACCAATAGCCGAATACCCACTTGGGCAATCGTTACAAAAGAAATACGCCCACTCACTTAAGTTTGCCTTTCCTAAAATTAGCGCTCCGTTTGCTTTAAGTTGTTTGGTTATAAAGGCATCTTCAGCGTTGTTATTTTCAAAAACAACTGCTCCGGCTGTAGTGGGCATTCCCGATGCATTGATATTATCTTTCAACAAAATTGGCATTCCGTGAATAGAATACATATCTACCAAAAGCTTTTCCTGTAAATCAAGCGTTCTAGCCTCTGCAACCACATTAGGATTTAATGCGATAACCGAATTTAAAGATAGGTCATTATTACGATCGTATTTTTTAATTCGGCTTAAATAAAATAAAACCAAATCTTCATAACTCAATTTGCCATCTACTATAGCTCGCTGAATTTCAGGTATTGTTCTTTCAAAAGCTAACATTTTTACTCTGGCATAATCCGCATCAGTAAATTGAGCTAAGTCTTCGTTGAAAGGCTCCCAAAGTTTATCAAAGTTTAAAACCTTAGAGTCTAAAACTGCAAATTCGCGTTCTTTAACTGTTGTATCATTTACAGTTTCTGTAATTGCAGCTGAAGTGCTAGAATTTGAACTTTCTTTACACGAGACCATTGCACAAAGTGCTAGTAGAAGTAGTATTCTTTTCATATAATTTTTCAATTTTCAACTAAAATACAAAAAGGCATCTCACAAATGTGGATGCCTTTTAAAATTTTATAAGTGTACTTAAAGTTTTAAACTCTAAAAAATGAATCTACAAATTCAATCTTATTAAAAACCTGTAAATCTTCAATACCTTCTCCCACACCTATATATTTTACGGGAATCTGAAATTGATCACTTATCCCGATAACAACACCCCCTTTTGCTGTTCCGTCTAATTTAGTAACTGCAAGTGCAGTAACCTCAGTAGCTGCTGTAAACTGCTTAGCCTGTTCAAAAGCATTCTGACCGGTAGAACCATCTAAAACCAATAATACTTCATCTGGAGCATCATTAATCACTTTTTGCATCACCCGTTTAACTTTAGTCAACTCATTCATTAAGTTAACCTTATTATGTAAACGACCTGCTGTATCAATAATAACGACATCTGCGTCCATTTTTACAGCACTCTGCACAGTATCAAAAGCTACTGAAGCAGGATCACTACCCATTTGTTGCTTTACAATAGGTACATCTACACGATCTGCCCAAATTTGAAGTTGATCAATTGCAGCTGCTCTAAAGGTATCGCCGGCACCTAAAACCACTTTAAGACCTTTTTTCTTAAACTGGTAGGCGAGCTTTCCTATTGTCGTAGTTTTACCTACACCATTAACGCCAACAACCATAATAACATACGGTTTTTTTGCAGGAACTGAAAAGTCTGTAGCATCACCGCTGTTAGTCTCACTCATTAACCCGGCAATCTCTTCTCTAAGAATAGCGTTTAACTCATCGGTACCTAAGTATTTATCTCTTGAAACACGGGCTTCAATACGATTTATAATCTTAATCGTAGTAGCTACACCCACATCGCTAGAAACCAGCACATCTTCTAGATTATCTAAAACATCATCATCAACCTTATTCTTACCGGCTACAGCTTTACCTAACTTACTTAAAAAGTTAGTATTTGTTTTCTCCAGACCTTTGTCTAGCGTTTCTTTTTTTTCTTTGGAAAATATTTTCTTTAAAAAACTCATCGTATTCAGGATGCATTTGTTAGCACTGCAAAGGTATTCTCTTTAAGACTATTTAGAAACCTCAAAAATAAAAAATAAAAAAGCCGTCACGCATAGCGTAACGGCTTTGAAGATATCTATAAAAGATATTATTTTTTATCTAAAAACTCACCTACAGCTTCTGGAGCCATAACAGCTTCAACGAATGTGTAAGCACCTGTTTTAGGAGATTTCACCATTTTAATGGCTTTGGTCAAACGTTTAGACCCTGTCTGTAATGTTGCTACTGATTTCTTTGCCATGTCTTATTTTATTTCTTTGTGAACAGTCATTTTATTCAAGATAGGATTGAATTTTTTCAATTCCATTCTATCTGGGGTATTCTTTTTGTTCTTAGTGGTAATATAACGAGAAGTTCCTGGTTTACCAGAAGCCTTATGCTCTGTGCACTCTAAAATTACCTGTACTCTATTGCCTTTCTTTGCCATAATTGCTGGTCGTTATACTGTTATTACTTTTTAAGAAAGCCTTTAGCGCGTGCTTCTTTAAGCACTGCAGTAATCCCCTTCTTATTTATATTTTTAAGAGCGGCAGTAGAAATTTTTAATGTTACCCACTTATCCTCCTCCGGAATGTAAAAACGTTTTTTGATTAAATTGGCATCAAATTTACGCTTTGTCTTATTCATCGCGTGAGAAACATTATTCCCTACCATTGCTTTTTTGCCCGTAAGCTCACAAACTCTTGACATGATTCTAAAACTTTATATTGTGTTACTGAAAAACAGGGTGCAAATTTACACAACTTAAACAAGTTGAACAACTTTAAACACTAGTTTTTTAAAATTTCTTTTTGAATAAGCTCAAAAGCTTTGTTCACACTCTTTGAAATCACACGCTCGCGATGATTTCCCATTTTAAATTCGACTGAAAAAACTTTTTCGGGAGTAGCTATTCCTATGAAAACGGTACCTACTTCTGCGTCTGAATCTCCTTTTAAAGGTCCTGCATTACCGGTTGTTGAAATTGCATAGTCAGATTTATACCAGTTACGCACTGCTACCGCCATGGCTTCTGCAACTTCTGCACTTACTACAGAGTGTTTATCTATAAGCTCCTGATCTATTTTTAAAAGCTCAACTTTTGAATGCGTTGCATAGGTTACCATACCTCCTTTAAAATATGCCGACGCCCCGGGAATTGCGGTAATTGCAGCTGCAATTTGACCACCAGTACAACTTTCTGCAACAGCTAATGTTTTATTTTTTAATTTAAATAAATCTGCAACTACTGCTTCAATAGATTCTGCATCGTCATAGCCAATGATGATATCGCCTATAAGTTCATTTAGTAAAGCAATCTGTTTATCTAGATTCTCAATCAAGACTGCTTTATCTGCTCCCTTAGTTGACAATCGTAACCGCACCTTACCCAAAGCTGGCAAATAGGCTAATTTGATGTCTGAAGGCAGGTTGTTCTCCCATTCTTCAATCGTATTTGCAATCTCGCTTTCACCTACTCCATACGTCTGCAGAGTACGGTGCACAATAAAGGGTCTGTTAAATTCTTTTTGTAACCTCGGGATTATCTCTTCAGTCAAAATTGACTTCATTTCAAAAGGTACACCGGGCATAGATATAAATACGGTGTTGCCAGACTGCAACCACATTCCCGGAGCAGTACCGTAAGTATTTTTTAAAACCGAGGCCTTACTGGGAATCATAGCCTGACTGCGATTTGCCGGTAATATAGGTCGGTTAACGTGATGCTTAAATAGGTGTTCGACATGCTCTAAAACCTCAGCATTTTCAACCAGTATATCCTCAAAATACTCGCACAGCGTATGTTTTGTAATATCATCTTTAGTTGGCCCAAGCCCCCCGGTTAGAATAACGAGATCTACAGTTTTTTCGGCAGCTGCAAGACTATCTAGAATATGCTGCCTATCATCAGATATTGATGACATTTGATATACTTCTATACCTATTTTATCAAGCTCTTTTGCTATAAATGCGGAATTTGTATCTACAATTTGCCCTATAAGAATTTCATCTCCTATGGTAATGATATGTGCCCGCATTACATCTTCCAATCTTTGCGCATTTCTACAATCGCATTATTTGTTAATTCTATAATAGTATCTAATTGAGGACGTATTACCGAAGTAGGTTTTCCGCTATCTGCCCAGCGCTCCATCGCTGAAATTTCACGTATAAGATCTATCCCGAACATTTCGAGATTAGGTTTCATCTTATGTGCAAATTGATAGGCCATTTTATGATTATCATTATCAATGGCCATTTTCATACTTTCTAAATCTGGCGGGATTTCAGAAAGAAAAGCCTCTACAACCGTTTTCATAAATTCTTTGTCACCACCAGACATATCTTCTAGCTGGTATAAGTCATAATGTGTAGGCATGGTTATTTAATATTTAGGGTGAATGATTCTTGGGAGTTTAGGTATCCGGTTAATTTATCATCTATAGCAACAGGCCCAACTCCTGCAGGGGTTCCTGTAAATAGGATATCTCCTATTTTTAAAGTCATATATTGAGAAACATATGCGATTAACGTATCAATATCATAGACCATATCCGCAGTGTTTCCTGATTGTACAATTTTATCATTTTTTTTCAAATGAAAATCTATATCGCGTAAATCTTTAAAATTTTCTTTATTAATCCACTCGCCTATTACAGCAGAGCCATCAAAAGCCTTAGCTTTTTCCCAGGGATGTCCTTTAGCTTTGCACTCTCGTTGTAAATCTCTTGCTGTAAAATCTATGCCTAAACCAATTTCATTATAATACTTATGAGCAAATTTAGGCGCTATATATTTCCCAAGCCTGTTTATACGCACTAATACTTCAACTTCATAATGTACCTCATTTGTAAATTCAGGGATCACAAAGGGATGTTTATTAAGTAGGACAGCAGAATCAGGTTTTAAATAAAACAGAGGCTCTTTAGGGGTTTCGCTGTTTAACTCTTTAATGTGTTCGCTATAATTCTGCCCTATACATATAATTTTCATAAACTAATCTGTAAATATTAATTTAAAAGCAGGTGCCGGAAATTTTCCATTTAAAGCACTGCCTTCGGTATTTAAAAGATCTATAGATTTCCACCCATTTATACTTTTATAAAAACATCGGGTAATTGTATTGTTACTGCTCGTTTCGATACCCTTAAAAATTGGTGCGTACCTATCAACCTTATATTCGCGGTAACCGCTGGTGTCATTAACTTTTAATGTGTACGATTCTGAAAATTTATTTTCTTCAATAAAAATATGTTCTACGGAAACAAAAAAACCAGCCTCAGGCACATTAACCTTATAGGCGCTTAAATCGAAAGTCAACTTTTGATTTCCTTCCGGCTTAGTAATAATAATATCGCTATCTAATAAATCTCTTCCAGGTTTTCCATCTTGAGAAACATCTAAGATGCGTAATCTAAAAGTGGCCTGCTGACTAGACTTTCCTAAAATTCTATAAAACTGAATCTCAATTTCTTTAATAAAGCAAGCATCTTCAAAGCCACGGGGACGTTCATAATACCGCGCTAATGCTGAAGGATATGCACCACCACTAAAATTACCCAATCCTACAATTTGCTTCCCTCTAAATGAGTTGATACGCTTCTGCTTTTCTAATCTCATTTTATAGAGGGTAACCTCAGAAAGTTCGTTTGTTTTTTGAGTTAATGAAATAGGTTTCTCATTTAATTCATGAGCTTTTACCACTTCTTCATTATACCCTACACAACTTACAAGAACGGTTTCATTTTTTAACTTCTCGCTAATTGTAAATTTAAAATCTCCTTTAGCATTTGCTGAAGTACCTATTTTATAATTTGAGAAAATTAAATTAGCGAAAGGTATTTTTTGCTGTGTTTTGGCATCAATTACACTTCCCTCCAAAGTAATGCTTTGAGCTGCTAATGTTCCGGTAAATAGTACCAGAAAAAGTATAGCGACTCTAATCATTACTCTAAAAAAGTTTTGTATTGAGTTTACGCAATTTAATCGCGGTAAGTACTTTTTTAGTATAAAGCGGAAAATCTGCATTTTGAATCCATCCAAAATAACCCGGCTCATTATCTAAAACGTCTTCTACCTTTTTACCTTTATGCT
Encoded here:
- the rpmG gene encoding 50S ribosomal protein L33 — encoded protein: MAKKGNRVQVILECTEHKASGKPGTSRYITTKNKKNTPDRMELKKFNPILNKMTVHKEIK
- a CDS encoding DUF4295 domain-containing protein, encoding MAKKSVATLQTGSKRLTKAIKMVKSPKTGAYTFVEAVMAPEAVGEFLDKK
- a CDS encoding competence/damage-inducible protein A, yielding MRAHIITIGDEILIGQIVDTNSAFIAKELDKIGIEVYQMSSISDDRQHILDSLAAAEKTVDLVILTGGLGPTKDDITKHTLCEYFEDILVENAEVLEHVEHLFKHHVNRPILPANRSQAMIPSKASVLKNTYGTAPGMWLQSGNTVFISMPGVPFEMKSILTEEIIPRLQKEFNRPFIVHRTLQTYGVGESEIANTIEEWENNLPSDIKLAYLPALGKVRLRLSTKGADKAVLIENLDKQIALLNELIGDIIIGYDDAESIEAVVADLFKLKNKTLAVAESCTGGQIAAAITAIPGASAYFKGGMVTYATHSKVELLKIDQELIDKHSVVSAEVAEAMAVAVRNWYKSDYAISTTGNAGPLKGDSDAEVGTVFIGIATPEKVFSVEFKMGNHRERVISKSVNKAFELIQKEILKN
- a CDS encoding fumarylacetoacetate hydrolase family protein; its protein translation is MKIICIGQNYSEHIKELNSETPKEPLFYLKPDSAVLLNKHPFVIPEFTNEVHYEVEVLVRINRLGKYIAPKFAHKYYNEIGLGIDFTARDLQRECKAKGHPWEKAKAFDGSAVIGEWINKENFKDLRDIDFHLKKNDKIVQSGNTADMVYDIDTLIAYVSQYMTLKIGDILFTGTPAGVGPVAIDDKLTGYLNSQESFTLNIK
- the rpmB gene encoding 50S ribosomal protein L28, whose protein sequence is MSRVCELTGKKAMVGNNVSHAMNKTKRKFDANLIKKRFYIPEEDKWVTLKISTAALKNINKKGITAVLKEARAKGFLKK
- a CDS encoding carboxypeptidase-like regulatory domain-containing protein; protein product: MIRVAILFLVLFTGTLAAQSITLEGSVIDAKTQQKIPFANLIFSNYKIGTSANAKGDFKFTISEKLKNETVLVSCVGYNEEVVKAHELNEKPISLTQKTNELSEVTLYKMRLEKQKRINSFRGKQIVGLGNFSGGAYPSALARYYERPRGFEDACFIKEIEIQFYRILGKSSQQATFRLRILDVSQDGKPGRDLLDSDIIITKPEGNQKLTFDLSAYKVNVPEAGFFVSVEHIFIEENKFSESYTLKVNDTSGYREYKVDRYAPIFKGIETSSNNTITRCFYKSINGWKSIDLLNTEGSALNGKFPAPAFKLIFTD
- a CDS encoding Hpt domain-containing protein, whose translation is MPTHYDLYQLEDMSGGDKEFMKTVVEAFLSEIPPDLESMKMAIDNDNHKMAYQFAHKMKPNLEMFGIDLIREISAMERWADSGKPTSVIRPQLDTIIELTNNAIVEMRKDWKM
- the ftsY gene encoding signal recognition particle-docking protein FtsY, whose protein sequence is MSFLKKIFSKEKKETLDKGLEKTNTNFLSKLGKAVAGKNKVDDDVLDNLEDVLVSSDVGVATTIKIINRIEARVSRDKYLGTDELNAILREEIAGLMSETNSGDATDFSVPAKKPYVIMVVGVNGVGKTTTIGKLAYQFKKKGLKVVLGAGDTFRAAAIDQLQIWADRVDVPIVKQQMGSDPASVAFDTVQSAVKMDADVVIIDTAGRLHNKVNLMNELTKVKRVMQKVINDAPDEVLLVLDGSTGQNAFEQAKQFTAATEVTALAVTKLDGTAKGGVVIGISDQFQIPVKYIGVGEGIEDLQVFNKIEFVDSFFRV
- a CDS encoding serine hydrolase domain-containing protein yields the protein MKFIVALIGLSLLWSCSSETDNIYRPEIEENLYFPPITGSSWETLNPVNLGWNAAGITELETFLQQTNTEAFIILVNGKIAFESYYNGSAATDLFTWNSAGKTLTAFTVGIAQQQGHLDLKDKTTDHLGRGWTSMTAEQEDAITLSNQLTMTSGGDFTAGDTGCYDANCLNYRSAPGTEWYYYNAYYTLLQPVLDATTPAGFNSFFTTELKDKIGLDGRWITLGYNNIYFSTARGMARFGLLNLNKGNWDSTEILNLEYWEKMTSTSQELNPSYGYLWWLNGKSGYKLPGSTQTFTGKLIPNAPDDLIAGLGANDKKLYVIPSKNMVIVRLGPAANEEDLRPTSYDNDLWEKLNKVF
- a CDS encoding amidase family protein; its protein translation is MKRILLLLALCAMVSCKESSNSSTSAAITETVNDTTVKEREFAVLDSKVLNFDKLWEPFNEDLAQFTDADYARVKMLAFERTIPEIQRAIVDGKLSYEDLVLFYLSRIKKYDRNNDLSLNSVIALNPNVVAEARTLDLQEKLLVDMYSIHGMPILLKDNINASGMPTTAGAVVFENNNAEDAFITKQLKANGALILGKANLSEWAYFFCNDCPSGYSAIGGQTLNPYGRKIHDTGGSSSGSGVSMAANFAVAAVGSETSGSILSPSSSNSVVGLKPTIGLLSRGGIVPISSTLDTPGPMTRSVIDNAILLQAMTGFDDEDAKAVSLKAPKTDYVLALKNLNASEYLKGKRLGYYKSYEDTLYVQAVNALKDAGATLIELERSEIDLPQFLRLLNLDMQKDLPDYISKYGAKTLAVKDLNDITAYNKEDSLIRMPYGQELLYGVLADSASTEEFTAIKDILERNGRQFFDEPIKANNLDAVLSINNYMAGFAAVAKYPAITVPMGYKETNQPMGLTFIAPTLSEAKLLELAYAYETISNMRKTPVDYEE